The Magnolia sinica isolate HGM2019 chromosome 10, MsV1, whole genome shotgun sequence genome includes a window with the following:
- the LOC131257616 gene encoding uncharacterized protein LOC131257616, which produces MSGGGGIYRGDKGNFLFAFSTGYGLGSNKRAELHAVYDGLILCLDNGLDKIEVESDSKVVIDLLFGKSPTPWQWRPLVSKIVKLKQRRSFSFRLIQREGNGPADGMAREGRES; this is translated from the coding sequence ATGTCAGGAGGAGGTGGAATCTACAGAGGAGATAAAGGGAACTTTTTATTCGCTTTCTCGACAGGGTATGGGTTGGGTTCCAACAAAAGAGCTGAGCTCCATGCAGTATATGATGGCCTCATCCTGTGTTTGGACAATGGGCTGGATAAGATTGAGGTTGAATCCGATTCGAAGGTTGTGATTGATCTCCTATTTGGGAAGTCGCCCACTCCTTGGCAGTGGAGACCGTTGGTCTCTAAGATTGTTAAGTTGAAGCAGAGAAGGTCATTTTCATTCAGGCTTATTCAGAGAGAAGGCAACGGGCCGGCGGATGGGATGGCCCGCGAGGGGAGAGAGAGCTAG